The Belonocnema kinseyi isolate 2016_QV_RU_SX_M_011 chromosome 10, B_treatae_v1, whole genome shotgun sequence genome has a window encoding:
- the LOC117181715 gene encoding protein NDUFAF4 homolog has protein sequence MGNRIVSTIISTITRPIRNIDVERRAHKAISKEKPTAAPQYEASKRQLKVAQELDPKFMEEHYKRDAKLDKHLKDVFVVADDPVPDLSNRSDPRKPLPTSRKSHEYEDFNLYQIQNVREGRCSVQHVQTFLTDYMNDSQKYNASNIAEQYKLDKKVVENILEYYKVFRIITKSDIDKMGQEVQATKKIGPFGPNGPAQE, from the exons ATGGGGAATCGTATTGTATCCACGATTATATCGACGATAACACGTCCAATTCGTAATATCGATGTGGAACGACGTGCACACAAAGCTATTTCTAAAGAAAAGCCAACGGCAGCTCCTCAATACGAAGCATCAAAAAGGCAATTAAAAGTTGCCCAAGAGC tGGATCCCAAATTTATGGAGGAACATTATAAGAGAGATGCGAAGCTAGATAAACATTTGAAAGACGTATTCGTTGTTGCTGATGATCCAGTG CCAGACTTGAGTAACAGGTCGGATCCAAGAAAACCTTTACCAACGAGTAGAAAGTCGCATGAATACGAGGATTTTAATCTGTATCAAATTCAAAATGTGCGAGAAGGTAGATGTTCTGTACAACATGTGCAAACATTCCTGACAGATTATATGAACGATTCTCAAAAATACAATGCCAGCAATATAGCTGAGCAatacaaattagataaaaaagtTGTAG aaaatatattagagtattacaaagtgtttagaataatcACGAAAAGTGATATCGACAAAATGGGACAGGAAGTACAAGCAACCAAGAAAATAGGACCTTTTGGACCCAACGGACCAGCACAAGAATAA
- the LOC117181713 gene encoding serine/threonine-protein kinase Warts, with amino-acid sequence MNPPVVSKSSTRASGYHQKALAEIRNSLLPFANIGGTGEVGSSAASTISTLSTTSGVSSASGLSGLSCASNSGDKNDQRQALAQLLAMGYPEEIGFKALKRAAWRLDSAVELLKQAQCESLNGLSKLNTKLIRKPSLERELNLQRGSPALDSGAGSSRSDSPRLAELSPHPQLSRQYSPSSFVEPPPPPPPRCSSTPPPPPPPHGPYFQSNVPTNMQQMLKRMSPAPVVPTRPPAATPGSSGSNSGSVNPPQRGTSPVANSNSSNGRQPMIVQNGPQVQQQLTQQMQALSIYQSSNSNSSTQVEPPPPYPIVPSSSSGPVQPPSYSASMQNRQSPTQSQDYRKSPSSGIYSGPTSAGSPSPITVPAASPTSQNAMARPTPLQAWGARQAKTQPPVIMQSVKSTQVQKPVLQTAIAPTSPQPISTSSTPPPPPSYASSIQQKQQQPPPAYPPVNNGTSSPGSVIGVAVGIPTTEPPSYATTMQALAAQRGIHHPLPPPPYGISTEDSCGISTESGTAPRSSPVACHPPLQRKYSPAEGCHPETPPLPPTASTSVSTRNNNHQGHEGAKGNSTPSYKIKHQSPIPERKHMSKEKEEERRDCKVRNYSPQAFKFFMEQHIENVLKSHKQRLYRRLQLETEMSKIGLSEEAQCQMRKMLSQKESNYIRLKRAKMDKSMFTKIKPIGVGAFGEVTLVRKLDTNQFYAMKTLRKADVLNRNQVAHVKAERDILAEADNEWVVKLYYSFQDKDNLYFVMDYIPGGDLMSLLIKFGIFKEPLARFYIAELTCAVESVHKMGFIHRDIKPDNILIDRDGHIKLTDFGLCTGFRWTHNSKYYQQNGHGKQDSMDPSDDWNNECRCIQSKPLERRRHREHQRCLAHSLVGTPNYIAPEVLQRTGYTQLCDWWSVGVILYEMLVGSPPFLANTPAETQYKVINWETTLHIPKQANLSPEGMDLILKLCVGSDRRLGKNADEVKSHPFFSNIDFEKGLRRQVAPHIPRIQYPTDTSNFDPVDPEKLRNSETSDSNKSDEYLDNGKPFHGFFEFTFRRFFDDGGGPAYPSRISLDDNDNQGPVYV; translated from the exons ATGAATCCACCTGTGGTCAGCAAGTCGAGCACTCGTGCCTCCGGATACCATCAGAAGGCACTAGCTGAGATCCGCAACTCTCTCCTGCCATTCGCAAATATCG GTGGAACAGGTGAAGTTGGTTCCAGTGCTGCTAGTACCATCTCCACTCTATCTACAACCAGCGGTGTCAGTTCAGCATCGGGTCTCAGTGGCCTTTCATGTGCTTCTAATTCTGGAGACAAAAACGACCAACGACAAGCCTTAGCTCAACTCCTAGCCATGGGTTATCCCGAGGAAATTGGGTTTAAAGCCCTGAAGAGGGCGGCCTGGCGTCTGGACTCAGCTGTCGAGTTGTTGAAGCAGGCACAGTGCGAATCTCTGAACGGCTTGAGCAAACTAAATACAAAGCTCATCAGGAAGCCAAGCCTTGAACGGGAATTAAATCTACAACGCGGAAGTCCCGCACTTGACAGCGGAGCCGGAAGTTCCCGATCCGACAGTCCTCGTCTTGCAGAGCTGAGTCCTCATCCCCAGCTGAGTCGGCAGTACTCTCCCAGCAGTTTCGTAGAACCTCCACCTCCGCCTCCACCCAGATGCAGCTCCACGCCTCCGCCTCCACCGCCTCCTCACGGCCCTTACTTTCAATCCAACGTCCCCACCAACATGCAACAAATGCTCAAGCGAATGTCGCCCGCGCCCGTTGTGCCAACCCGACCTCCAGCCGCAACTCCCGGTAGTTCCGGATCCAACTCTGGCTCCGTCAATCCGCCGCAGAGGGGCACGAGTCCAGTCGCAAACTCCAACTCGTCCAACGGTCGGCAGCCCATGATTGTCCAAAATGGACCGCAGGTCCAGCAGCAACTCACACAGCAGATGCAGGCTCTCAGCATCTACCAATCATCAAACAGCAATTCCAGCACTCAGGTCGAACCTCCACCACCTTATCCAATCGTTCCATCCTCCTCGTCAGGACCAGTACAACCACCTTCGTACAGTGCTTCTATGCAGAATCGACAGAGTCCCACGCAGTCGCAGGACTACCGGAAAAGCCCCTCTTCAGGGATTTACTCGGGTCCAACATCAGCTGGATCGCCGAGTCCCATCACTGTTCCAGCAGCCTCACCCACTTCCCAGAATGCCATGGCGAGGCCAACTCCTCTCCAAGCCTGGGGAGCCCGACAAGCGAAAACACAACCGCCGGTCATCATGCAGTCGGTGAAGAGTACTCAGGTACAGAAACCCGTCTTGCAGACTGCGATCGCACCCACGTCGCCTCAGCCCATCTCCACCAGCAGCACACCTCCACCTCCTCCTTCCTACGCTTCCTCGATTCAGCAGAAGCAACAACAACCACCACCGGCTTATCCTCCCGTTAATAACGGAACGTCATCCCCTGGCTCGGTTATCGGAGTTGCAGTTGGGATTCCGACCACAGAACCTCCGAGTTACGCGACAACAATGCAAGCTCTGGCTGCACAGCGGGGTATTCATCATCCTCTGCCTCCACCTCCTTACGGAATATCGACTGAGGATTCTTGTGGCATCTCGACCGAAAGTGGGACGGCTCCCAGGTCTTCACCTGTTGCATGTCATCCACCTTTGCAGAGGAAATACTCACCGGCCGAAGGATGTCATCCTGAGACTCCACCATTGCCGCCAACTGCTTCGACCTCTGTTTCGACGAGGAATAATAATCATCAGGGACATGAGGGCGCGAAGGGAAATTCGACGCCATCGTATAAGATCAAGCACCAGAGTCCTATTCCGGAACGGAAGCATATGAGCAAAGAGAAGGAGGAGGAGCGCAGGGACTGCAAAGTTCGTAATTATTCACCCCAGGCGTTCAAGTTTTTCATGGAACAACATATCGAGAATGTTCTGAAGTCTCATAAGCAGAGATTGTACAGAAGATTGCAACTGGAGACGGAGATGTCGAAGATTGGTTTAAGCGAGGAAGCTCAATGTCAGATGAGGAAGATGCTTTCGCAGAAGGAGTCGAATTATATTAGGTTAAAGAGGGCAAAGATGGATAAGAGTATGTTCACGAAAATCAAGCCTATTGGTGTCGGGGCGTTTGGAGAAGTGACGCTTGTTAGGAAATTGGACACTAATCAGTTTTACGCGATGAAAACTCTACGCAAGGCTGATGTCTTGAATCGGAATCAAGTCGCTCATGTGAAAGCGGAAAGAGATATTCTTGCCGAGGCGGACAACGAGTGGGTTGTGAAGCTTTACTATTCGTTTCAGGATAAGGATAATCTGTATTTTGTGATGGATTATATTCCTGGAGGCGACTTAATGTCGCTGCtcatcaaatttggaatttttaaagaaccGCTGGCAAGGTTTTATATTGCTGAGTTGACTTGTGCGGTGGAGAGTGTTCATAAGATGGGATTTATCCATAGGGATATCAAGCCTGATAATATTCTGATTGACAGAGATGGACATATCAAGCTGACGGACTTTGGGTTGTGCACCGGATTCCGCTGGACACATAACTCGAAATATTATCAGCAAAATG GACATGGAAAGCAGGATTCAATGGATCCGTCAGACGATTGGAATAATGAGTGTAGGTGTATTCAGTCGAAACCTTTAGAAAGACGAAGACACCGAGAGCATCAGCGATGTTTGGCTCACTCCCTAGTTGGTACACCAAACTACATCGCTCCTGAAGTCTTACAACGTACGGGTTACACCCAGTTGTGTGATTGGTGGAGTGTTGGGgttattttgtatgaaatgttGGTTGGTTCTCCGCCTTTCTTGGCTAACACGCCCGCTGAAACACAATATAAG GTAATCAACTGGGAGACAACTCTTCATATCCCAAAACAAGCAAACCTCTCTCCAGAAGGTATGGACTTGATTCTGAAGCTTTGCGTTGGCTCAGATCGTCGTCTCGGTAAGAACGCGGATGAGGTAAAAAGTCATCCATTTTTCTCTAACATTGACTTTGAAAAAGGCCTGAGACGTCAGGTAGCGCCTCACATACCTCGAATACAATATCCCACTGACACAAGCAATTTCGATCCCGTCGATCCTGAGAAATTACGCAATTCCGAGACCTCGGACTCGAACAAGTCCGACGAGTACCTGGACAATGGAAAGCCATTTCACGGCTTCTTCGAGTTTACCTTCAGACGTTTTTTTGACGATGGTGGTGGTCCTGCGTATCCTAGTCGAATAAGCTTGGACGATAATGACAATCAGGGGCCTGTTTATGTATGA